A region from the Geobacter benzoatilyticus genome encodes:
- a CDS encoding AAA family ATPase, giving the protein MENLTVTGLVRLIGAGATMIYVKTGNERHTEQIVSQAAGRLRGVGAPYVWTCTGGFSRNGEVVEGITDPVASLDYAVAQEGPLLFLFKDFPWFWGDNPYLIRALKEFALCGKAKAIIVIGQDEGLPPTLREEFVVLHQGLPSMDEIRAFFAQAAARDVHLAKACRERPGLMDDLVVAAQGLDFTDLERGMRTARASGETGGDGFVRAMFETKQASIRTSGIMEYVVNDVTPGQVGGMENLKQWLARREQAFSLEGISSGENLPKGVLMMGIAGCGKSLFVKAIAATWRLPLIRLDMASVYDGTFGSPESSLRKAFRTAEAMAPCVLWIDEIESGISTQGFKAEGGAASRILGSFLTWMQEKRAPVFVAATANAIEMLPAEIIRKGRFDEIFYIGLPDAKAREEIFRIHLARRRVAPETFDVPLLAGSTKGFSGTEIEQAVLSAVFEAQAEGRSMTQQDLMAAVSRTVPLSVTMAEQIKKIEAWAFKRAVPA; this is encoded by the coding sequence GGCTGCGGGGAGTGGGGGCACCGTACGTGTGGACCTGCACTGGCGGATTCAGCCGCAATGGAGAGGTTGTGGAGGGGATTACCGATCCGGTGGCGTCCCTGGATTATGCTGTTGCGCAAGAGGGACCGCTGCTGTTTCTCTTTAAGGATTTTCCCTGGTTCTGGGGCGACAATCCCTACCTAATTCGCGCTCTCAAGGAGTTTGCCCTGTGCGGCAAAGCAAAGGCTATTATCGTCATCGGCCAGGATGAAGGGCTGCCCCCGACACTCCGGGAGGAGTTCGTAGTCCTCCACCAGGGGCTTCCGTCCATGGATGAGATCAGGGCATTCTTCGCCCAGGCCGCGGCGCGGGATGTCCACCTTGCCAAGGCGTGCCGGGAGCGGCCAGGCCTTATGGATGATCTGGTTGTGGCGGCTCAGGGGCTCGACTTCACGGATCTGGAGCGGGGAATGAGAACGGCGCGCGCTTCCGGTGAAACGGGGGGCGACGGGTTTGTCAGGGCCATGTTTGAAACCAAACAGGCCAGCATCCGTACGAGCGGCATTATGGAGTATGTGGTGAATGACGTGACCCCCGGCCAGGTGGGGGGGATGGAGAACCTGAAACAGTGGCTGGCCCGGCGAGAGCAGGCCTTCAGTCTTGAAGGGATTTCCTCGGGGGAGAACCTTCCCAAGGGAGTGCTGATGATGGGGATTGCAGGGTGCGGTAAATCGCTCTTTGTGAAGGCCATTGCCGCCACGTGGCGGCTTCCCCTTATCCGCCTCGATATGGCATCGGTTTACGACGGCACCTTCGGGTCTCCGGAATCGAGCCTCCGAAAGGCGTTCAGGACTGCCGAGGCGATGGCGCCGTGCGTCCTCTGGATCGACGAGATTGAATCGGGCATTTCCACCCAGGGGTTCAAGGCAGAGGGGGGGGCGGCGTCGCGCATTCTCGGTTCCTTTCTTACCTGGATGCAGGAAAAGCGGGCGCCGGTCTTCGTGGCCGCCACTGCTAATGCCATCGAGATGTTGCCGGCCGAGATCATCCGCAAGGGGCGTTTCGACGAAATCTTCTACATCGGGCTCCCCGATGCGAAGGCACGCGAGGAGATATTCCGCATCCACCTCGCCCGACGGAGAGTTGCCCCGGAAACCTTCGACGTGCCGCTCCTGGCCGGTTCCACCAAGGGTTTTTCCGGGACTGAGATCGAACAGGCGGTCCTTTCTGCCGTATTTGAAGCCCAGGCCGAAGGGCGCTCCATGACTCAGCAGGACCTCATGGCCGCCGTCAGTCGCACGGTTCCCCTGTCTGTCACCATGGCGGAGCAGATCAAGAAAATCGAGGCATGGGCCTTCAAACGGGCGGTGCCGGCGTAA